A region from the Aegilops tauschii subsp. strangulata cultivar AL8/78 chromosome 5, Aet v6.0, whole genome shotgun sequence genome encodes:
- the LOC109773845 gene encoding calmodulin-like protein 2, with amino-acid sequence MDMEMTSSSAPAASYFNFSVAQAVVTISINVILVWLSALVKSSTSSSSSASRRSAAPAPEPEPAQPAPASGASEVDLDVVLGVMGAGGAASVGFEEAAALFEEEEATVEEAAAAFRVFDRNGDGFVDAGELGSVLRSLGFTAGVAAAECQRMIDAYDENKDGRMDFQEFLNFMERSSS; translated from the coding sequence ATGGACATGGAGATGACATCTTCCTCGGCGCCGGCAGCGTCCTACTTCAACTTCTCCGTGGCGCAGGCCGTGGTGACCATCTCCATCAACGTCATCCTCGTCTGGCTCTCCGCCCTCGTCaagtcctccacctcctcctcctcctccgccagCCGCCGCTCGGCCGCCCCCGCGCCGGAGCCGGAGCCAGCGCAGCCTGCACCGGCAAGTGGCGCCTCCGAGGTCGACCTGGACGTGGTTCTCGGGGTGAtgggcgcgggcggcgccgccTCGGTTGGGttcgaggaggcggcggcgctgttcgaggaggaggaggcgaccgtggaggaggccgcggcggcgtTCCGCGTCTTCGACCGCAACGGCGACGGGTTCGTCGACGCCGGAGAGCTCGGGAGCGTGCTGAGGTCGCTCGGGTTCACCGCCGGCGTCGCGGCCGCGGAATGCCAGCGCATGATCGACGCCTATGACGAGAACAAGGACGGCCGGATGGACTTCCAGGAGTTCCTCAACTTCATGGAGAGGAGCAGCTCGTGA